One genomic region from Apodemus sylvaticus chromosome 1, mApoSyl1.1, whole genome shotgun sequence encodes:
- the Dclre1a gene encoding DNA cross-link repair 1A protein isoform X1 yields the protein MLEDTFWEEDIWDYKSKRKPKPPHPNNCSENVSGSVEKATDGKYQSKGKGNEKRTLENPGETEDRRVCLAETDSQISAGSSQDSSFRDESQQSQSKETTPKKQCRRHRGKQVTPKVRPVYDGYCPSCQMPFSSLLGQTPRWHVFECLDSPPISDTECPEGLLCTSTIPSHYKKYTHILLAQSRDCKEPLSSAPNALAAAVPDSPYNLAGRRSVLLKTGNLRKVLDDSLLMMQCLKTSQPPAETHRKSASSPRSQMSLAPQHAEFVKRDQLVGGGSPLAEVALSSQSKSWSMASPLPENDGGGCEISYSPLHSDEETYDIDQELDDSQQELFYTQSSKDSSLEEDGSAIFENLHGPSPKEAEGIQPTVKSLVTQAGCGESSTLSDSSQLISHTLSTLSREDPPHTDAAFLLLSPALAGGGAASNYQTTKAKPDKPEKFHSPASSHQQQKTSAVGNQTSLPLLTSATSKPREKEGAEHLPLHPTQCQTRGAQSKGLGAPGATCACRNAQKRSSTPLDKPLGTSPSSPKCSPSQPSKKVMKQMDIGVFFGLPPKRQEMSPRESASEGPNASPVVSPNEKRPRLCKRKARSSLSDLEFDAKNLSESQNSVELSGERMQHRRKRFKKSNSPREGTYQRRSGHFTDNPELGTVSLSKDKAFVRQNHGRTKRGSVNVSESSSAGESRRACPFYKRIPGTGFTVDAFQYGEVEGCTAYFLTHFHSDHYAGLSKDFTWPVYCSEITGNLLKKKLRVQEQYIHQLPMDTECVVDGVKVVLLDANHCPGATMILFQLPSGAVILHTGDFRADPSMERSLLAGRRVHTLFLDTTYCSPEYTFPSQQEVIQFAINTAFEAVTLNPRALVVCGTYCIGKEKVFLAIADVLGSKVGMSQEKYKTLQCLNIPEVTSLITTDMCNSLVHLLPMMQINFKGLQSHLKKCGGRYDQILAFRPTGWTHSNNISSIADITPQIKGNISIYGIPYSEHSSYLEMKRFVQWLKPQKIIPTVNVGSFQSRNTMEKYFKEWRSEAGY from the exons ATGTTAGAAGACACGTTTTGGGAAGAAGACATCTGGGActataaatctaaaagaaaacccAAGCCACCACATCCGAATAATTGTTCTGAAAATGTTTCAGGATCTGTTGAAAAAGCAACAGATGGGAAATACCagtcaaaaggaaaaggaaatgaaaaaagaacTTTGGAAAACCCAGGCGAAACGGAGGACCGTAGAGTGTGCCTTGCAGAAACAGACAGTCAGATCTCTGCAGGTTCCAGTCAGGATTCAAGCTTCAGAGATGAGAGTCAGCAGTCTCAAAGCAAGGAGACAACACCAAAAAAGCAATGTAGACGTCACAGAGGGAAGCAGGTGACCCCAAAGGTGCGCCCAGTCTATGACGGATACTGCCCAAGCTGCCAGATGCCCTTCTCCTCATTGCTAGGTCAGACGCCCCGGTGGCATGTTTTTGAGTGTTTGGATTCTCCACCCATCTCTGACACAG AATGTCCCGAGGGTTTGCTGTGTACCTCCACAATTCCTTCTCATTATAAGAAATACACTCACATCCTGCTTGCTCAAAGTCGAGATTGCAAAGAGCCTCTCAGCAGTGCCCCGAATGCCTTGGCTGCGGCGGTGCCAGATTCTCCTTATAACCTTGCGGGAAGACGGTCTGTGCTTCTGAAAACTGGGAACTTAAGAAAAGTGTTAGATGATTCTTTGTTGATGATGCAGTGTCTAAAAACATCTCAGCCTCCAGCTGAAACCCACAGGAAGAGTGCCTCTTCTCCGCGTTCTCAAATGTCACTAGCTCCACAGCATGCAGAGTTTGTTAAGAGAGACCAGCTGGTAGGAGGTGGATCGCCTCTTGCTGAGGTTGCACTGAGCAGCCAAAGCAAGTCCTGGAGTATGGCTTCACCACTGCCAGAAAATGACGGTGGTGGCTGTGAGATCTCTTATTCTCCGCTGCACAGTGACGAGGAGACTTACGACATCGACCAAGAGCTGGACGATTCACAGCAGGAACTATTTTATACCCAAAGCTCTAAAGACAGCAGCCTAGAAGAAGATGGCTCTGCCATCTTTGAAAACCTTCACGGTCCCTCCCCAAAGGAAGCAGAGGGGATCCAGCCCACAGTGAAGAGCCTGGTCACCCAGGCCGGGTGTGGTGAAAGCAGTACACTAAGTGACTCTTCCCAGCTTATCTCCCACACCTTGAGCACACTTTCCCGAGAGGACCCGCCACACACAGATGCGGCCTTTCTCTTGCTTTCACCTGCGTTGGCAGGGGGAGGTGCTGCTTCTAATTATCAGACCACTAAGGCCAAGCCAGATAAGCCAGAGAAATTCCACTCACCTGCATCAAGTCATCAGCAACAGAAAACATCAGCTGTTGGCAATCAGACTTCTCTGCCTTTACTTACAAGTGCCACATCAAAGCCACGTGAAAAGGAGGGAgccgagcatctgcctctgcatccaaCCCAATGTCAGACTAGAGGGGCGCAGAGTAAGGGCCTTGGTGCTCCAGGTGCTACCTGTGCCTGCAGGAACGCACAGAAGCGCTCTAGCACGCCTCTTGACAAGCCCTTGGGCACGTCGCCTTCCAGTCCCAAGTGCAGCCCAAGCCAACCATCTAAGAAAGTAATGAAGCAAATGGATATAGGGGTGTTTTTTGGACTACCACCCAAAAGACAAGAGATGTCACCAAGGGAGAGCGCATCAGAAGGGCCAAATGCCAGTCCAGTTGTGAGTCCCAATGAAAAGAGGCCCCGGTTATGCAAGAGGAAAGCACGGAGCTCTCTGAGTGACTTAGAATTTGATGCAAAGAATTTAAGTGAGAGTCAGAACTCTGTGGAACTTTCTGGAGAGAGGATGCAACATCGAagaaagagatttaaaaagtCAAATTCACCACGGGAAGGAACATACCAGAGAAGGTCAGGCCACTTCACTGACAATCCAGAGTTGGGAACAGTCAGCTTGAGCAAAGACAAAGCCTTTGTAAGACAGAATCACGGCCGGACGAAGAGAGGGAGCGTGAACGTTTCAGAGTCCTCAAGTGCAGGGGAATCGAGAAGGGCGTGTCCGTTCTATAAGAGAATCCCTG GGACTGGCTTCACCGTGGATGCTTTTCAGTACGGCGAGGTCGAAGGCTGCACTGCCTACTTTCTCACACATTTCCATTCTGATCATTATGCTGGCTTGTCCAAGGACTTCACGTGGCCGGTCTATTGCAGTGAG ATAACTGGCAACTTGTTGAAGAAGAAGCTTCGTGTGCAAGAACAATACATCCATCAGCTGCCGATGGACACTGAGTGCGTAGTAGATGGTGTCAAGGTTGTTTTGCTGGATGCCAATCA CTGTCCAGGTGCTACCATGATCCTTTTCCAGCTTCCCAGTGGTGCTGTCATACTTCACACTGGAGACTTCCGGGCAGACCCCAGCATGGAACGCTCTCTCCTTGCAGGCCGCAGAGTCCATACACTGTTCCTCGATACCAC GTACTGCAGCCCAGAATATACCTTCCCATCTCAGCAGGAGGTTATCCAGTTTGCCATCAACACTGCCTTTGAGGCTGTAACTCTAAACCCACGTGCTCTTGTTGTCTGTGGCACGTACTGTATCGGAAAGGAGAAAGTCTTCCTAG CCATTGCTGATGTCTTAGGTTCAAAGGTGGGCATGTCCCAAGAAAAGTATAAAACTTTGCAGTGCCTCAATATACCAGAAGTCACGTCCCTCATAACCACAGACATGTGCAACTCTTTGGTTCACCTCCTCCCAATGATGCAAATTAATTTTAAG GGTTTGCAGAGCCATTTGAAGAAGTGTGGTGGGAGATACGATCAGATTTTGGCGTTCCGACCGACAGGATGGACACACTCTAACAACATATCTAGCATAGCGGATATTACTCCCCAGATAAAAGGGAATATATCAATATATG GAATTCCCTATAGTGAACACAGCAGCTACTTAGAAATGAAACGTTTTGTCCAGTGGCTGAAGCCACAGAAAATCATACCCACTGTCAACGTCGGCAGCTTTCAGTCTAGGAACACGATGGAGAAATACTTCAAGGAGTGGCGATCAGAAGCAGGATACTGA
- the Dclre1a gene encoding DNA cross-link repair 1A protein isoform X2, with the protein MLEDTFWEEDIWDYKSKRKPKPPHPNNCSENVSGSVEKATDGKYQSKGKGNEKRTLENPGETEDRRVCLAETDSQISAGSSQDSSFRDESQQSQSKETTPKKQCRRHRGKQVTPKVRPVYDGYCPSCQMPFSSLLGQTPRWHVFECLDSPPISDTECPEGLLCTSTIPSHYKKYTHILLAQSRDCKEPLSSAPNALAAAVPDSPYNLAGRRSVLLKTGNLRKVLDDSLLMMQCLKTSQPPAETHRKSASSPRSQMSLAPQHAEFVKRDQLVGGGSPLAEVALSSQSKSWSMASPLPENDGGGCEISYSPLHSDEETYDIDQELDDSQQELFYTQSSKDSSLEEDGSAIFENLHGPSPKEAEGIQPTVKSLVTQAGCGESSTLSDSSQLISHTLSTLSREDPPHTDAAFLLLSPALAGGGAASNYQTTKAKPDKPEKFHSPASSHQQQKTSAVGNQTSLPLLTSATSKPREKEGAEHLPLHPTQCQTRGAQSKGLGAPGATCACRNAQKRSSTPLDKPLGTSPSSPKCSPSQPSKKVMKQMDIGVFFGLPPKRQEMSPRESASEGPNASPVVSPNEKRPRLCKRKARSSLSDLEFDAKNLSESQNSVELSGERMQHRRKRFKKSNSPREGTYQRRSGHFTDNPELGTVSLSKDKAFVRQNHGRTKRGSVNVSESSSAGESRRACPFYKRIPGTGFTVDAFQYGEVEGCTAYFLTHFHSDHYAGLSKDFTWPVYCSEITGNLLKKKLRVQEQYIHQLPMDTECVVDGVKVVLLDANHFPVVLSYFTLETSGQTPAWNALSLQAAESIHCSSIPPIADVLGSKVGMSQEKYKTLQCLNIPEVTSLITTDMCNSLVHLLPMMQINFKGLQSHLKKCGGRYDQILAFRPTGWTHSNNISSIADITPQIKGNISIYGIPYSEHSSYLEMKRFVQWLKPQKIIPTVNVGSFQSRNTMEKYFKEWRSEAGY; encoded by the exons ATGTTAGAAGACACGTTTTGGGAAGAAGACATCTGGGActataaatctaaaagaaaacccAAGCCACCACATCCGAATAATTGTTCTGAAAATGTTTCAGGATCTGTTGAAAAAGCAACAGATGGGAAATACCagtcaaaaggaaaaggaaatgaaaaaagaacTTTGGAAAACCCAGGCGAAACGGAGGACCGTAGAGTGTGCCTTGCAGAAACAGACAGTCAGATCTCTGCAGGTTCCAGTCAGGATTCAAGCTTCAGAGATGAGAGTCAGCAGTCTCAAAGCAAGGAGACAACACCAAAAAAGCAATGTAGACGTCACAGAGGGAAGCAGGTGACCCCAAAGGTGCGCCCAGTCTATGACGGATACTGCCCAAGCTGCCAGATGCCCTTCTCCTCATTGCTAGGTCAGACGCCCCGGTGGCATGTTTTTGAGTGTTTGGATTCTCCACCCATCTCTGACACAG AATGTCCCGAGGGTTTGCTGTGTACCTCCACAATTCCTTCTCATTATAAGAAATACACTCACATCCTGCTTGCTCAAAGTCGAGATTGCAAAGAGCCTCTCAGCAGTGCCCCGAATGCCTTGGCTGCGGCGGTGCCAGATTCTCCTTATAACCTTGCGGGAAGACGGTCTGTGCTTCTGAAAACTGGGAACTTAAGAAAAGTGTTAGATGATTCTTTGTTGATGATGCAGTGTCTAAAAACATCTCAGCCTCCAGCTGAAACCCACAGGAAGAGTGCCTCTTCTCCGCGTTCTCAAATGTCACTAGCTCCACAGCATGCAGAGTTTGTTAAGAGAGACCAGCTGGTAGGAGGTGGATCGCCTCTTGCTGAGGTTGCACTGAGCAGCCAAAGCAAGTCCTGGAGTATGGCTTCACCACTGCCAGAAAATGACGGTGGTGGCTGTGAGATCTCTTATTCTCCGCTGCACAGTGACGAGGAGACTTACGACATCGACCAAGAGCTGGACGATTCACAGCAGGAACTATTTTATACCCAAAGCTCTAAAGACAGCAGCCTAGAAGAAGATGGCTCTGCCATCTTTGAAAACCTTCACGGTCCCTCCCCAAAGGAAGCAGAGGGGATCCAGCCCACAGTGAAGAGCCTGGTCACCCAGGCCGGGTGTGGTGAAAGCAGTACACTAAGTGACTCTTCCCAGCTTATCTCCCACACCTTGAGCACACTTTCCCGAGAGGACCCGCCACACACAGATGCGGCCTTTCTCTTGCTTTCACCTGCGTTGGCAGGGGGAGGTGCTGCTTCTAATTATCAGACCACTAAGGCCAAGCCAGATAAGCCAGAGAAATTCCACTCACCTGCATCAAGTCATCAGCAACAGAAAACATCAGCTGTTGGCAATCAGACTTCTCTGCCTTTACTTACAAGTGCCACATCAAAGCCACGTGAAAAGGAGGGAgccgagcatctgcctctgcatccaaCCCAATGTCAGACTAGAGGGGCGCAGAGTAAGGGCCTTGGTGCTCCAGGTGCTACCTGTGCCTGCAGGAACGCACAGAAGCGCTCTAGCACGCCTCTTGACAAGCCCTTGGGCACGTCGCCTTCCAGTCCCAAGTGCAGCCCAAGCCAACCATCTAAGAAAGTAATGAAGCAAATGGATATAGGGGTGTTTTTTGGACTACCACCCAAAAGACAAGAGATGTCACCAAGGGAGAGCGCATCAGAAGGGCCAAATGCCAGTCCAGTTGTGAGTCCCAATGAAAAGAGGCCCCGGTTATGCAAGAGGAAAGCACGGAGCTCTCTGAGTGACTTAGAATTTGATGCAAAGAATTTAAGTGAGAGTCAGAACTCTGTGGAACTTTCTGGAGAGAGGATGCAACATCGAagaaagagatttaaaaagtCAAATTCACCACGGGAAGGAACATACCAGAGAAGGTCAGGCCACTTCACTGACAATCCAGAGTTGGGAACAGTCAGCTTGAGCAAAGACAAAGCCTTTGTAAGACAGAATCACGGCCGGACGAAGAGAGGGAGCGTGAACGTTTCAGAGTCCTCAAGTGCAGGGGAATCGAGAAGGGCGTGTCCGTTCTATAAGAGAATCCCTG GGACTGGCTTCACCGTGGATGCTTTTCAGTACGGCGAGGTCGAAGGCTGCACTGCCTACTTTCTCACACATTTCCATTCTGATCATTATGCTGGCTTGTCCAAGGACTTCACGTGGCCGGTCTATTGCAGTGAG ATAACTGGCAACTTGTTGAAGAAGAAGCTTCGTGTGCAAGAACAATACATCCATCAGCTGCCGATGGACACTGAGTGCGTAGTAGATGGTGTCAAGGTTGTTTTGCTGGATGCCAATCA CTTCCCAGTGGTGCTGTCATACTTCACACTGGAGACTTCCGGGCAGACCCCAGCATGGAACGCTCTCTCCTTGCAGGCCGCAGAGTCCATACACTGTTCCTCGATACCAC CCATTGCTGATGTCTTAGGTTCAAAGGTGGGCATGTCCCAAGAAAAGTATAAAACTTTGCAGTGCCTCAATATACCAGAAGTCACGTCCCTCATAACCACAGACATGTGCAACTCTTTGGTTCACCTCCTCCCAATGATGCAAATTAATTTTAAG GGTTTGCAGAGCCATTTGAAGAAGTGTGGTGGGAGATACGATCAGATTTTGGCGTTCCGACCGACAGGATGGACACACTCTAACAACATATCTAGCATAGCGGATATTACTCCCCAGATAAAAGGGAATATATCAATATATG GAATTCCCTATAGTGAACACAGCAGCTACTTAGAAATGAAACGTTTTGTCCAGTGGCTGAAGCCACAGAAAATCATACCCACTGTCAACGTCGGCAGCTTTCAGTCTAGGAACACGATGGAGAAATACTTCAAGGAGTGGCGATCAGAAGCAGGATACTGA
- the Dclre1a gene encoding DNA cross-link repair 1A protein isoform X4, with amino-acid sequence MLEDTFWEEDIWDYKSKRKPKPPHPNNCSENVSGSVEKATDGKYQSKGKGNEKRTLENPGETEDRRVCLAETDSQISAGSSQDSSFRDESQQSQSKETTPKKQCRRHRGKQVTPKVRPVYDGYCPSCQMPFSSLLGQTPRWHVFECLDSPPISDTECPEGLLCTSTIPSHYKKYTHILLAQSRDCKEPLSSAPNALAAAVPDSPYNLAGRRSVLLKTGNLRKVLDDSLLMMQCLKTSQPPAETHRKSASSPRSQMSLAPQHAEFVKRDQLVGGGSPLAEVALSSQSKSWSMASPLPENDGGGCEISYSPLHSDEETYDIDQELDDSQQELFYTQSSKDSSLEEDGSAIFENLHGPSPKEAEGIQPTVKSLVTQAGCGESSTLSDSSQLISHTLSTLSREDPPHTDAAFLLLSPALAGGGAASNYQTTKAKPDKPEKFHSPASSHQQQKTSAVGNQTSLPLLTSATSKPREKEGAEHLPLHPTQCQTRGAQSKGLGAPGATCACRNAQKRSSTPLDKPLGTSPSSPKCSPSQPSKKVMKQMDIGVFFGLPPKRQEMSPRESASEGPNASPVVSPNEKRPRLCKRKARSSLSDLEFDAKNLSESQNSVELSGERMQHRRKRFKKSNSPREGTYQRRSGHFTDNPELGTVSLSKDKAFVRQNHGRTKRGSVNVSESSSAGESRRACPFYKRIPGTGFTVDAFQYGEVEGCTAYFLTHFHSDHYAGLSKDFTWPVYCSEITGNLLKKKLRVQEQYIHQLPMDTECVVDGVKVVLLDANHCPGATMILFQLPSGAVILHTGDFRADPSMERSLLAGRRVHTLFLDTTYCSPEYTFPSQQEVIQFAINTAFEAVTLNPRALVVCGTYCIGKEKVFLAIADVLGSKVGMSQEKYKTLQCLNIPEVTSLITTDMCNSLVHLLPMMQINFKEFPIVNTAAT; translated from the exons ATGTTAGAAGACACGTTTTGGGAAGAAGACATCTGGGActataaatctaaaagaaaacccAAGCCACCACATCCGAATAATTGTTCTGAAAATGTTTCAGGATCTGTTGAAAAAGCAACAGATGGGAAATACCagtcaaaaggaaaaggaaatgaaaaaagaacTTTGGAAAACCCAGGCGAAACGGAGGACCGTAGAGTGTGCCTTGCAGAAACAGACAGTCAGATCTCTGCAGGTTCCAGTCAGGATTCAAGCTTCAGAGATGAGAGTCAGCAGTCTCAAAGCAAGGAGACAACACCAAAAAAGCAATGTAGACGTCACAGAGGGAAGCAGGTGACCCCAAAGGTGCGCCCAGTCTATGACGGATACTGCCCAAGCTGCCAGATGCCCTTCTCCTCATTGCTAGGTCAGACGCCCCGGTGGCATGTTTTTGAGTGTTTGGATTCTCCACCCATCTCTGACACAG AATGTCCCGAGGGTTTGCTGTGTACCTCCACAATTCCTTCTCATTATAAGAAATACACTCACATCCTGCTTGCTCAAAGTCGAGATTGCAAAGAGCCTCTCAGCAGTGCCCCGAATGCCTTGGCTGCGGCGGTGCCAGATTCTCCTTATAACCTTGCGGGAAGACGGTCTGTGCTTCTGAAAACTGGGAACTTAAGAAAAGTGTTAGATGATTCTTTGTTGATGATGCAGTGTCTAAAAACATCTCAGCCTCCAGCTGAAACCCACAGGAAGAGTGCCTCTTCTCCGCGTTCTCAAATGTCACTAGCTCCACAGCATGCAGAGTTTGTTAAGAGAGACCAGCTGGTAGGAGGTGGATCGCCTCTTGCTGAGGTTGCACTGAGCAGCCAAAGCAAGTCCTGGAGTATGGCTTCACCACTGCCAGAAAATGACGGTGGTGGCTGTGAGATCTCTTATTCTCCGCTGCACAGTGACGAGGAGACTTACGACATCGACCAAGAGCTGGACGATTCACAGCAGGAACTATTTTATACCCAAAGCTCTAAAGACAGCAGCCTAGAAGAAGATGGCTCTGCCATCTTTGAAAACCTTCACGGTCCCTCCCCAAAGGAAGCAGAGGGGATCCAGCCCACAGTGAAGAGCCTGGTCACCCAGGCCGGGTGTGGTGAAAGCAGTACACTAAGTGACTCTTCCCAGCTTATCTCCCACACCTTGAGCACACTTTCCCGAGAGGACCCGCCACACACAGATGCGGCCTTTCTCTTGCTTTCACCTGCGTTGGCAGGGGGAGGTGCTGCTTCTAATTATCAGACCACTAAGGCCAAGCCAGATAAGCCAGAGAAATTCCACTCACCTGCATCAAGTCATCAGCAACAGAAAACATCAGCTGTTGGCAATCAGACTTCTCTGCCTTTACTTACAAGTGCCACATCAAAGCCACGTGAAAAGGAGGGAgccgagcatctgcctctgcatccaaCCCAATGTCAGACTAGAGGGGCGCAGAGTAAGGGCCTTGGTGCTCCAGGTGCTACCTGTGCCTGCAGGAACGCACAGAAGCGCTCTAGCACGCCTCTTGACAAGCCCTTGGGCACGTCGCCTTCCAGTCCCAAGTGCAGCCCAAGCCAACCATCTAAGAAAGTAATGAAGCAAATGGATATAGGGGTGTTTTTTGGACTACCACCCAAAAGACAAGAGATGTCACCAAGGGAGAGCGCATCAGAAGGGCCAAATGCCAGTCCAGTTGTGAGTCCCAATGAAAAGAGGCCCCGGTTATGCAAGAGGAAAGCACGGAGCTCTCTGAGTGACTTAGAATTTGATGCAAAGAATTTAAGTGAGAGTCAGAACTCTGTGGAACTTTCTGGAGAGAGGATGCAACATCGAagaaagagatttaaaaagtCAAATTCACCACGGGAAGGAACATACCAGAGAAGGTCAGGCCACTTCACTGACAATCCAGAGTTGGGAACAGTCAGCTTGAGCAAAGACAAAGCCTTTGTAAGACAGAATCACGGCCGGACGAAGAGAGGGAGCGTGAACGTTTCAGAGTCCTCAAGTGCAGGGGAATCGAGAAGGGCGTGTCCGTTCTATAAGAGAATCCCTG GGACTGGCTTCACCGTGGATGCTTTTCAGTACGGCGAGGTCGAAGGCTGCACTGCCTACTTTCTCACACATTTCCATTCTGATCATTATGCTGGCTTGTCCAAGGACTTCACGTGGCCGGTCTATTGCAGTGAG ATAACTGGCAACTTGTTGAAGAAGAAGCTTCGTGTGCAAGAACAATACATCCATCAGCTGCCGATGGACACTGAGTGCGTAGTAGATGGTGTCAAGGTTGTTTTGCTGGATGCCAATCA CTGTCCAGGTGCTACCATGATCCTTTTCCAGCTTCCCAGTGGTGCTGTCATACTTCACACTGGAGACTTCCGGGCAGACCCCAGCATGGAACGCTCTCTCCTTGCAGGCCGCAGAGTCCATACACTGTTCCTCGATACCAC GTACTGCAGCCCAGAATATACCTTCCCATCTCAGCAGGAGGTTATCCAGTTTGCCATCAACACTGCCTTTGAGGCTGTAACTCTAAACCCACGTGCTCTTGTTGTCTGTGGCACGTACTGTATCGGAAAGGAGAAAGTCTTCCTAG CCATTGCTGATGTCTTAGGTTCAAAGGTGGGCATGTCCCAAGAAAAGTATAAAACTTTGCAGTGCCTCAATATACCAGAAGTCACGTCCCTCATAACCACAGACATGTGCAACTCTTTGGTTCACCTCCTCCCAATGATGCAAATTAATTTTAAG GAATTCCCTATAGTGAACACAGCAGCTACTTAG